In Rosa chinensis cultivar Old Blush chromosome 1, RchiOBHm-V2, whole genome shotgun sequence, a genomic segment contains:
- the LOC112173085 gene encoding growth-regulating factor 9: MDDTQVVKVKHEDDEGSPPPSIKLGLSIGGDGGDCEVVGKRRRSEFTVAQLDELEHQRLVYKYIAAGLPAPFQLVLPIWKSVAAGFSNAAFYQQYPSFLGYGGFDYRSKMDTEPGRCRRTDGKKWRCSRDVVPDEKYCEKHMHRGRHRSRKPVETSQVTSPPSTKLLKNSDGELLNSKKNLQIQTPKGLQLMAQPSNNGSVSHSQTTFSSGYHELPKNISTVAHTTSTPSYRTAVTPAAVAPSTTAGQVIATASTCNDNNIWIGVKDYGCNYHAGNYGIIRGSRNNINVGSNISSGSGFSPKSVLQAGHMILVNCNGLYFDNRRGEELEPGRCRRTDGKKWRCKREVLPDQKYCDRHIHRGVKQMRTSGPVTAASTLATAMNSTRPSQTTGIAGETDCAIPNTNLTMSIPARSPLMQNDEKSDSTSDSDATITDTSLAAYEQLI, translated from the exons ATGGACGACACCCAAGTCGTGAAGGTCAAGCATGAGGATGATGAAGGATCGCCGCCGCCGTCGATCAAGCTCGGTCTTTCGATCGGCGGTGATGGTGGTGATTGTGAGGTAgtggggaagaggaggaggagtgaGTTTACGGTGGCTCAGTTGGATGAGTTGGAGCATCAGAGGCTTGTTTATAAGTACATAGCAGCTGGGTTGCCTGCTCCTTTTCAGCTTGTGCTTCCCATTTGGAAGAGTGTGGCTGCCGGTTTTTCTAATGCTGCTTTCTACCAGCAATATCCCAGCT TTCTAGGATATGGGGGTTTCGACTACAGGAGTAAAATGGATACTGAGCCAGGAAGGTGTAGAAGAACTGATGGAAAGAAATGGAGGTGTAGTAGGGATGTAGTGCCTGATGAGAAGTACTGTGAGAAACACATGCACAGAGGGCGCCATCGTTCAAGAAAGCCTGTGGAAACTTCTCAAGTCACTTCTCCTCCCAGCACAAAGCTACTGAAGAATTCAGATGGCGAACTGTTGAATTCAAAGAAAAACCTTCAGATTCAAACCCCCAAAGGCCTTCAACTTATGGCGCAACCCTCCAATAATGGTAGTGTCAGCCACAGTCAAACCACCTTCTCTAGTGGCTATCATGAGTTACCTAAGAACATTAGTACAGTTGCACACACTACCAGCACACCTTCATACAGAACCGCTGTTACCCCTGCTGCTGTAGCCCCTTCCACCACTGCTGGACAAGTGATCGCAACCGCCAGCACTTGCAATGACAATAACATCTGGATCGGTGTGAAAGACTACGGTTGCAACTATCATGCTGGTAATTATGGCATTATCAGAGGAAGCAGAAACAACATCAATGTTGGCAGTAATATATCGTCCGGATCAGGCTTCTCCCCAAAAAGTGTTCTTCAGGCAGGACATATGA TTCTTGTAAATTGCAATGGCTTATACTTTGACAACAGACGTGGCGAAGAACTTGAACCAGGCAGGTGTAGGAGGACAGATGGAAAGAAGTGGCGGTGCAAAAGGGAAGTTCTTCCTGATCAGAAGTACTGTGACCGGCATATCCACAGAGGAGTAAAGCAAATGAGAACATCTGGCCCTGTTACTGCTGCTTCTACCTTGGCCACTGCAATGAATTCTACTCGGCCCTCTCAGACCACAGGCATAGCTGGAGAAACTGATTGTGCAATCCCTAATACAAATCTCACCATGTCCATCCCAGCTAGATCACCACTGATGCAAAATGATGAAAAAAGTGATTCCACTAGCGACAGTGACGCAACCATTACAGACACCAGCCTTGCTGCTTATGAACAGCTGATTTAG
- the LOC112167482 gene encoding alpha/beta hydrolase domain-containing protein 17B-like has protein sequence MGFMHAVFSSLATDYLFHPPEKPFYTLEEEEGSKKLKLELSAVTYTKFPWYKPELKPGMDVVKIRTERGNDIVAVYVKNPSASLTVLYSHGNAVDLGNLMRLRGLTELSDHLGVNVLGYDYSGYGQSTGKPSEENTYADIEAAYRYLVDKYDAKEEDVILYGSSIGAGPTIDLATRLPRLRGVVLQSAITSALRLVSFALCAAGLERRSYSFDIYKNLEKIPLVSCPVLVIHGTADELVHWWHGQQLWYHSKYRYEPLWIQGGKHNDLNKYPRFRKHLKKFVSDMEIEFPYRRASQSIDHDERSRAISEEEVRSIKSFDVDKSEEQASNVSGKIFRSVGLLNCFKPA, from the coding sequence ATGGGTTTTATGCATGCTGTGTTTTCTTCACTTGCAACCGATTATCTGTTTCACCCTCCGGAAAAACCTTTCTACACactggaggaggaggaagggAGCAAGAAGCTAAAGCTGGAGTTGAGCGCTGTCACGTACACAAAGTTTCCTTGGTACAAACCGGAGTTGAAGCCAGGGATGGACGTTGTCAAGATCAGGACCGAGAGAGGGAATGATATCGTGGCAGTGTATGTTAAGAACCCCTCGGCTTCCTTGACTGTTCTATACTCGCATGGAAATGCAGTAGATTTGGGTAATCTAATGAGGCTCAGGGGCTTGACTGAGCTCAGCGATCACCTCGGAGTCAATGTATTGGGGTACGATTACTCTGGTTACGGCCAGTCCACCGGGAAGCCAAGTGAGGAAAACACTTATGCAGACATAGAAGCTGCGTATAGATACCTTGTGGACAAGTACGATGCAAAGGAGGAAGATGTCATCTTATATGGGAGTTCCATTGGAGCTGGACCTACAATAGACCTTGCAACCCGGTTGCCGAGATTGAGGGGTGTGGTTCTTCAAAGTGCTATCACATCTGCCCTTCGGTTAGTATCGTTTGCACTTTGTGCCGCAGGATTGGAGCGACGATCATATTCGTTTGACATTTATAAGAACCTTGAGAAAATACCTTTAGTTAGTTGTCCTGTACTGGTGATTCATGGGACGGCTGATGAACTGGTGCACTGGTGGCATGGCCAGCAGCTTTGGTATCATTCGAAGTACCGGTATGAACCACTGTGGATACAAGGAGGGAAACATAATGACTTGAATAAGTACCCACGATTCAGAAAGCATTTAAAGAAGTTTGTATCGGACATGGAGATAGAATTTCCATATAGAAGAGCTAGCCAGAGCATAGATCACGACGAGAGGTCAAGGGCCATTTCTGAAGAGGAGGTGAGATCAATAAAGAGTTTTGATGTGGATAAGTCGGAGGAACAAGCAAGTAATGTCAGTGGAAAGATTTTCAGATCAGTTGGGTTGTTAAATTGTTTTAAGCCGGCATAA
- the LOC121049445 gene encoding uncharacterized protein LOC121049445 has protein sequence MKKLGSKGRVCNFGRRVGSGTWNQKEAAKLVYDDEGEADQERKPIGRKRKLRYVNQGSVHHGEWYLEEYTSLVDEGAILLLRKNERYKAPAASMSSGIPSEKKRKHGEIDRLEEKKPRKKKASRQSQTTTSPTMPIQQREPGNGDDNFVFFKGIDIGTWEFPSLDDFVMACPPPLAECDQEALATLEFPSLDEFVMAYPPPLKDCDQEELATLEFPSPEDLASPSPPLDDCDQQVIAAVNIDDNHDLTGSCNDDDIATWSFPIVDYSLTSLLQGKCDEQALALVNSDDYLHFVKEDTGAWCPAFVDDFLMALLVDCDEQA, from the coding sequence ATGAAGAAACTGGGCTCCAAGGGGAGGGTTTGTAATTTTGGTCGAAGAGTTGGGTCTGGTACATGGAACCAAAAGGAGGCTGCCAAATTGGTGTATGATGATGAAGGCGAGGCCGATCAAGAAAGAAAGCCAATTGGGAGAAAGAGGAAACTTAGATATGTTAACCAAGGCTCAGTGCATCATGGGGAGTGGTATTTGGAAGAGTATACAAGCCTTGTTGATGAGGGTGCGATTTTGCTTCTTCGAAAAAACGAGCGGTACAAAGCACCAGCTGCATCAATGTCGTCAGGAATTCCAAGTGAAAAGAAGAGGAAACACGGAGAAATTGATCGATTGGAGGAAAAGAAGCCTAGAAAGAAAAAAGCGTCGAGACAAAGCCAAACTACTACCAGTCCGACAATGCCTATTCAACAACGAGAACCTGGCAATGGTGATGATAATTTCGTGTTCTTCAAGGGTATTGATATTGGAACATGGGAGTTTCCTTCTCTGGATGATTTTGTCATGGCTTGCCCTCCTCCACTTGCGGAATGTGATCAAGAAGCATTAGCAACCCTTGAGTTTCCTTCTCTGGATGAATTTGTCATGGCTTATCCTCCTCCACTTAAGGATTGCGATCAAGAAGAATTAGCAACCCTTGAGTTTCCTTCTCCAGAAGACTtggcttctccttctcctcctcttgACGACTGTGACCAACAAGTAATAGCAGCAGTCAATATTGATGATAATCATGATCTCACGGGATCCTGTAATGATGATGATATTGCAACATGGAGTTTTCCTATCGTGGACTATTCATTGACTTCTCTTCTTCAAGGAAAATGTGATGAACAAGCATTAGCATTAGTCAACAGCGATGATTATCTACATTTCGTGAAAGAGGATACTGGAGCATGGTGTCCTGCTTTTGTGGATGATTTCTTGATGGCTCTTCTTGTGGACTGTGATGAACAAGCATAG